A window from Malaclemys terrapin pileata isolate rMalTer1 chromosome 18, rMalTer1.hap1, whole genome shotgun sequence encodes these proteins:
- the CCT6A gene encoding T-complex protein 1 subunit zeta, translated as MSAVKALNPKAEVARAQAALAVNISAARGLQDVLRTNLGPKGTMKMLVSGAGEIKLTKDGNVLLHEMQIQHPTASLIAKVATAQDDITGDGTTSNVLIIGELLKQADLYISEGLHPRIVTEGFEAAKEKALEVLEKVKVTKEMDRETLVDVARTSLRTKVHAELADILTEAVVDAVLAIRKPDEPIDLYMVEIMEMKHKSETETALIRGLVLDHGARHPDMKKRVEDAYILTCNVSLEYEKTEVSSGFFYKSAEEREKLVKAERKFIEDRVNKIIDLKKRVCGDSNKGFIVINQKGIDPFSLDALAKEGIVALRRAKRRNMERLTLACGGMAMNSVDDINADCLGHAGLVYEYVLGEEKFTFIEKCDNPRSVTLLIRGPNKHTLMQIKDAVRDGLRAVKNAIEDGCVVPGAGALEVAIADALVKHKPNVKGRAQFGVQAFADALLIIPKVLAQNSGYDPQETLVKVLAEYAESGQLIGVDLNTGEPMVPAAAGIWDNYNVKKQLLHSCTVIASNILLVDEIMRAGMSSLKG; from the exons ATGTCGGCGGTGAAGGCGCTCAACCCGAAGGCCGAGGTGGCCCGCGCCCAGGCGGCGCTGGCGGTGAACATCAGCGCGGCCCGGGGCCTGCAGGACGTGCTGCGGACCAATCTGGGCCCCAAGGGCACCATGAAGAT GCTGGTGTCTGGCGCCGGAGAGATCAAGCTGACCAAAGATGGCAACGTGCTGCTTCACGAAATG CAAATACAACACCCAACAGCCTCCTTGATAGCAAAAGTAGCAACAGCACAGGATGACATCACTGGAGATGGTACCACTTCAAATGTTCTGATCATTGGAGAGCTGCTGAAGCAGGCGGATCTCTATATTTCTGAG ggctTGCACCCTAGAATAGTCACTGAAGGATTTGAAGCTGCAAAGGAAAAAGCACTTGAAGTTTTGGAGAAAGTCAAAGTAACCAAGGAGATGGACAGGGAGACACTTGTGGATGTTGCCAGAACGTCCCTGCGTACTAAAGTTCATGCAGAACTTGCTGATATCTTAACAGAG GCTGTAGTAGATGCTGTTTTGGCGATCAGAAAACCAGATGAGCCTATCGACCTCTACATGGTTGAGATTATGGAGATGAAGCACAAATCAGAAACTGAAACAGC GCTGATTAGAGGACTTGTTTTGGACCATGGTGCTCGTCATCCTGACATGAAGAAAAGAGTGGAAGATGCTTACATCCTTACTTGCAATGTATCACTAGAATATGAAAAAAC AGAGGTGAGCTCGGGATTCTTTTATAAGAGTGCAGAAGAAAGAGAGAAGTTAGTAAAAGCTGAAAGAAAATTCATTGAAGACAGAGTGAACAAAATCATCGATTTGAAAAAGCGAGTCTGTGGTGATTCAAATAAAGGATTTATTGTGATCAATCAAAAG GGAATTGACCCGTTTTCCTTGGATGCACTTGCAAAAGAAGGAATAGTAGCTTTGCGCAGAGCAAAAAGGAGGAACATGGAGAG ATTGACCCTTGCTTGTGGTGGTATGGCTATGAATTCTGTGGATGACATCAATGCTGACTGTTTGGGGCATGCTGGTCTTGTCTACGAGTATGTACTG GGTGAAGAGAAGTTTACCTTCATTGAGAAATGTGACAACCCTCGCTCTGTTACCCTGTTGATCAGGGGGCCAAATAAACATACACTCATGCAAATCAAGGATGCAGTAAGAGATGGGCTACGTGCTGTCAAAAACGCTATTGAGGATG GATGTGTAGTTCCAGGAGCTGGTGCATTAGAAGTGGCAATAGCTGATGCTCTTGTGAAACATAAGCCCAATGTAAAAGGAAGAGCCCAGTTTGGAGTTCAAGCCTTTGCTGATGCTCTGCTCATAATTCCTAAG gttcTTGCTCAGAACTCTGGCTATGACCCCCAGGAAACACTAGTGAAAGTTCTGGCCGAATATGCAGAATCAGGACAACTTATTGGAGTTGATCTGAACACTG GTGAACCAATGGTGCCGGCAGCAGCTGGAATTTGGGATAATTATAATGTCAAAAAACAACTACTTCATTCGTG CACGGTGATCGCTAGCAACATTCTTTTGGTTGATGAAATTATGCGAGCTGGAATGTCGTCTCTCAAAGGTTGA